In Caballeronia sp. SBC1, the DNA window AATCAAAAGAAGGACCAGCGAGATCGAAGACGCTCGACCGCGATGTCATATGATGTCCACTTCGCGACCCTCAATACCCGACAGGCGGATCAGCATGACCGACAACGGCAACCCGCTGCTGCAGGACTGGCAAACGCCCTACCAACTGCCGCCCTTCCAGCAGATCCAGTCCGAACACTTCGCGCCCGCATTCGCGGTGCTCTTCGAGCAACATCTCGCGGAAATTGATGCCCTTGCTGGCAATCAGGCCGCGCCGACATTCGACAACACCGTGGCCGCGTTCGATGCGGCCGGCGCCACGCTTGATCGTGTGCGCCTGACCTTCGAAAACCTGTGCGCTTCCGAGTCGCCGGCCGCGTTGCAGGCGGTAGAGCGCGAGATGGCGCCGCTGCTGGCCGCACACGACAGCAAGGTCGCCATGCACGCCGGTTTCTTCGCGAGGCTCGACGCTGTCCGCGAGCAAGCAACCGTGCTGGATCTCAGCGAAGAGCAGCGGCGTTTGCTGCAACGCATGCATACGGATTTCGTCCGTACGGGCGCCACGCTGCAAGGGCCCGACCGGGAGCGTTTCGCGGCCATCGCCACGCGGCTCGCTGATCTGCAAACGCAGTTCGCGCAAAACATACTCGCGGACGAATCCAGCTACCAGTTGCCGTTGACATCGGAAGCGGACCTGGCCGGATTGCCTGATTTCCTGCGCCAATCGGCACGCAGCGCCGCAAAGGACCGCGGTGTAGAGGGCTACGTGATCACGCTCTCGCGCTCGCTGATGCAGCCCTTTCTCACGTGGTCCACCTGCCGTGATCTGCGCGAGACGGCATGGCGCGCCTGGACTAGCCGTGGAGAAAACCCGGCACGCGATAACCGGCCGATCGCTCGCGACATCCTGATGCTGCGGCAAGAACAAGCACGTTTGCTCGGCTACGAGAACTTTGCCGATTACGCGCTTGCCGATCGCATGGCGGGCACAGCGTCAGCGGTCCATGCACTGCTTAGCCAGGTATGGGAGCCGGCGAAGGCCAGCGTTGAACAGGAGCGCCAGGCGCTGGCCGCGCAGGCGGCCGCGCTGGGTGAACCTACCGACATTGAACCGTGGGACTGGTACTACCTCGCCGAGAAGGTACGGGTTAGCCGCTACGCACTCGACGATGCGCAAGTGAAACCGTACTTCAGCCTGGACGCCATGCTTGCCGCCATGTTCGATTGCGCGGAGCGCCTGTTCGGCGTGCAGTTCATGGAGCAAACCCACGAGAAGACCGGCGTGTCGCTGTATCACCCGGACGTGCGCCTTTGGGAGGTGCGCCGCGGAGCTGAACTGGTGGGCATTTTCCTTGGTGACAACTACTCCCGGCCCAATAAACAAGGCGGCGCGTGGATGCATGTTTATCGCAGGCAAAGGCGTAATGGCGGAAATGTGACGCCGATCGTGGTGAACAACAACAACTTCGCGCGCACCGACGATGGTCCGACGCTGCTGAGTTTCGATGACGTACGCACGCTGTTTCATGAGTTCGGCCACGGCTTGCACGGCTTGCTGTCTGATGTGAACTACGGTCGTCTGTCGGGTACCAATGTCCCGCAAGACTATGTGGAACTTCCTTCGCAGTTGATGGAAAACTGGGCCACGGTAGCGGAAGTGCTCGCGAAGCACGCGCGTCACGTGACGACTGGCGAACCTATTCCGGCTGCGCTGATCGAACGCATCAGAGCTTCCCAGACTTTCAACCAGGGGTTTGAGACGGTCGCCTACACATCGTCAGCCTTGATCGATATGGCGTTGCATCAGCAGAGCGATCCTGCGGGCATCGACATCGCCCGGTTCGAGATAGCCGAGCGGGAGCGTCTGGGCGTACCGCGCGAGGTGGGTATGCGCCACCGGCTGCCGCACTTTGGCCATATCTTCAGCGGCGGATATTATGCCGCGGGGTATTACGTCTACATGTGGGCAGAGGTCCTGGAAGCTGATGCGTTCGATGCCTTCGAAGAAGCCTGCGACGCATTCGATCCCGCGCTAGCGGACAAGCTGCACCGGTACGTGTACAGCGCCGGTGACAGCCGCGAACAGGGTGCGGCGTTCCGCGCTTTTCGTGGCCGCGATCCACGCGCCGAGCCAATGTTGCGCAAACGTGGATTGCTGCGAACTGAGTGAAGCGGTCTTTGCCAAGCTGCGCCTCAAGCTTCCGAGTTGCCACACCGAGGCAGGAGTTCCGGCATGCATCGCTTCGTGGGAAGTGGCGAACGTCACAGCGAACGTCACAGCAAGCGTAACTTCTGCCGGCATGACGGGGCGTCACGCTTGGCGGTAGCCGAATACAGGACTCGGAGATGGCGAAGCCTTCCAGAACATCACTTTTTGCTGCGGCCGCCAGGTGGGATGCCGCCTCGGTCGCAGCGAATCTGGCCTTGGCGCCGGAGCTTGTCAAGGTAACCGATCCCCAAGGACGTACGGCCCTCCACCGGGCTTGTGCAGTCAAGCCCGGCGGCAATCCTCAACTCGCCGAGCCGGACGGAATCAGGACCGTTACAACGCTTCTGGAGGCGGGTGCGGAGCTCGAACGGGAAGTCCCTATGAACGAGGACGAAGGCGATTTCCGCGCAACGCCCCTTTGGTATGCCGTCGCC includes these proteins:
- a CDS encoding M3 family metallopeptidase, giving the protein MTDNGNPLLQDWQTPYQLPPFQQIQSEHFAPAFAVLFEQHLAEIDALAGNQAAPTFDNTVAAFDAAGATLDRVRLTFENLCASESPAALQAVEREMAPLLAAHDSKVAMHAGFFARLDAVREQATVLDLSEEQRRLLQRMHTDFVRTGATLQGPDRERFAAIATRLADLQTQFAQNILADESSYQLPLTSEADLAGLPDFLRQSARSAAKDRGVEGYVITLSRSLMQPFLTWSTCRDLRETAWRAWTSRGENPARDNRPIARDILMLRQEQARLLGYENFADYALADRMAGTASAVHALLSQVWEPAKASVEQERQALAAQAAALGEPTDIEPWDWYYLAEKVRVSRYALDDAQVKPYFSLDAMLAAMFDCAERLFGVQFMEQTHEKTGVSLYHPDVRLWEVRRGAELVGIFLGDNYSRPNKQGGAWMHVYRRQRRNGGNVTPIVVNNNNFARTDDGPTLLSFDDVRTLFHEFGHGLHGLLSDVNYGRLSGTNVPQDYVELPSQLMENWATVAEVLAKHARHVTTGEPIPAALIERIRASQTFNQGFETVAYTSSALIDMALHQQSDPAGIDIARFEIAERERLGVPREVGMRHRLPHFGHIFSGGYYAAGYYVYMWAEVLEADAFDAFEEACDAFDPALADKLHRYVYSAGDSREQGAAFRAFRGRDPRAEPMLRKRGLLRTE